One Pseudorasbora parva isolate DD20220531a chromosome 8, ASM2467924v1, whole genome shotgun sequence DNA window includes the following coding sequences:
- the kcne4 gene encoding potassium voltage-gated channel subfamily E member 4, which produces MELVHNASALSSQTSRSAPPGASDSNAYLYIIIVVSFYGVFLVGIMLGYLRTKRREKRRTNVFTRLLHEEEQREWGASQKKNSLSVPALPSLRSTPVPFMLSSGRGPLACALCSVEQSSVSSLSSVTDVRFAIEEESDSGGPMEDQQKTGSDHNRDGASGENLKEALFPL; this is translated from the coding sequence ATGGAGTTGGTGCACAACGCCTCCGCGCTTTCCTCTCAGACCAGCAGAAGCGCCCCGCCCGGTGCCAGCGACAGTAATGCGTACCTGTACATCATTATCGTGGTGTCCTTCTACGGAGTCTTCCTCGTCGGGATCATGCTCGGTTACCTGCGCACCAAACGGCGCGAGAAGAGGCGCACCAACGTGTTCACGCGGCTTTTGCACGAGGAGGAGCAGCGCGAGTGGGGCGCGAGCCAGAAGAAGAACAGCCTGAGTGTGCCGGCGCTCCCCTCGCTGCGCTCCACGCCGGTGCCGTTCATGCTGAGCTCCGGCCGCGGGCCTCTGGCGTGTGCGCTGTGCTCGGTGGAGCAGAGCAGCGTGAGCTCCCTCAGCTCCGTCACAGACGTGCGCTTCGCCATCGAAGAGGAGTCGGACAGCGGCGGACCTATGGAGGATCAACAGAAAACGGGATCGGACCACAACAGAGACGGAGCATCCGGGGAAAACCTGAAAGAAGCACTCTTCCCGCTCTGA